A section of the Pseudanabaena mucicola str. Chao 1806 genome encodes:
- the surE gene encoding 5'/3'-nucleotidase SurE — protein MNILISNDDGIYAPGVRALAEALSHTEHRITVVCPDRERSATGHALTLQEPLRVDQISGLYPDNIEAWACSGTPSDTVKLALDALISDRPDLVLSGINRGANLGTDVLYSGTVSAAMEGVLEGVPSIALSLSSFTHLDYSAAANFAKRMVQAIATYPLEEPILLNVNIPAIAEEDICGAVITRLGIRRYRDQFEKRIDPRGKTYYWLSGVIIEEEAESDTDIQAIRDNYITITPLKYDLTCTAAIPFMQTWTEKLITLSK, from the coding sequence ATGAATATTCTGATTAGTAATGATGATGGCATTTATGCTCCTGGAGTAAGAGCTTTAGCAGAGGCACTTAGTCATACAGAACATCGGATTACGGTAGTTTGTCCCGATCGTGAACGCTCAGCTACTGGTCATGCTCTCACTTTGCAAGAGCCGTTACGAGTTGATCAAATTTCTGGCTTATATCCAGATAATATTGAAGCTTGGGCTTGTTCGGGGACACCTTCAGATACTGTGAAATTAGCACTTGATGCATTAATAAGTGATCGCCCCGATTTGGTTTTATCAGGAATTAATCGTGGGGCAAATTTAGGAACTGATGTTTTATACTCTGGTACGGTATCGGCAGCAATGGAAGGCGTATTAGAGGGTGTACCTAGTATTGCCTTGAGTCTTTCTAGCTTTACCCATTTGGACTATAGCGCGGCAGCTAACTTTGCCAAAAGAATGGTGCAAGCGATCGCTACCTATCCACTCGAAGAACCTATTTTATTAAATGTGAATATTCCTGCGATCGCGGAAGAGGATATTTGCGGTGCTGTGATTACTCGCCTGGGTATTCGTCGCTATCGCGATCAATTTGAGAAACGGATTGACCCTAGAGGCAAAACTTACTATTGGCTATCAGGCGTAATTATTGAAGAAGAAGCAGAATCGGATACAGATATTCAAGCAATTCGTGATAACTACATTACAATTACGCCACTTAAATATGATTTGACTTGCACCGCCGCAATTCCTTTTATGCAGACATGGACAGAAAAACTCATCACATTATCAAAATAA
- a CDS encoding DUF2808 domain-containing protein, which translates to MKIQMIKKLGIVSCLAVACAVISPSVVRAQSNAGFILFGGIRDNALDYCLDNGTSNRTDRYYLEVKPQKFKVSEIIITYPDHFNGSFDTSDIKLRVTDQCRGGKDLVIESVTWDKETRRITIVPKEAIPSKTSLRAVLSNVRNPDYSGFYQFDGRVLRADVPVPVYIGSWVITLD; encoded by the coding sequence ATGAAGATCCAAATGATCAAAAAACTGGGTATTGTTTCCTGTCTAGCAGTGGCTTGTGCAGTTATTTCGCCGTCGGTAGTACGCGCCCAATCTAACGCTGGATTTATTCTATTCGGTGGCATCAGAGATAATGCACTTGACTACTGCCTTGACAATGGCACCAGTAATCGCACTGATCGCTATTATCTAGAAGTTAAGCCGCAAAAGTTTAAAGTTTCAGAAATTATCATTACTTATCCCGATCACTTTAACGGTAGCTTTGACACGTCAGATATCAAGTTACGTGTAACTGATCAATGTCGTGGTGGAAAAGATTTAGTAATTGAGTCAGTAACTTGGGATAAAGAAACTCGCCGCATTACAATAGTCCCGAAAGAAGCAATTCCTTCCAAAACATCATTGCGAGCTGTTTTGTCCAATGTGCGAAATCCTGACTATAGCGGATTTTATCAATTTGACGGCAGAGTACTGCGTGCTGATGTACCTGTACCCGTCTATATTGGCTCTTGGGTGATTACCCTTGACTAA
- the hisH gene encoding imidazole glycerol phosphate synthase subunit HisH encodes MSVVAVIDYDMGNLHSACKGLEIAGATPTVTNDPLELSKANGIVLPGVGSFDPAMHKLRANHLEQPIKDAIASGKPFLGICLGMQILFESSEEGQESGLGIIKGQVKRFIHEPNVTIPHMGWNQLALTQADCPLWQDLGNSPWMYFVHSYYTAPVDTRVTAATTTHGSQTVTVAISQDNVMAVQFHPEKSSTDGIHLLANFVRMLSA; translated from the coding sequence ATGTCAGTTGTAGCAGTGATCGACTACGACATGGGCAACTTGCACTCAGCCTGTAAAGGCTTAGAAATTGCAGGGGCAACCCCAACTGTTACTAATGATCCATTAGAACTATCTAAAGCCAATGGTATTGTTTTACCAGGAGTGGGATCATTTGATCCCGCAATGCATAAGTTAAGAGCTAATCATCTAGAGCAACCAATTAAGGATGCGATCGCTTCAGGTAAGCCTTTTTTAGGAATTTGCTTAGGGATGCAGATCTTGTTTGAAAGTAGCGAAGAAGGACAAGAATCGGGATTAGGAATTATTAAAGGTCAGGTCAAAAGATTTATTCATGAGCCAAATGTGACAATTCCGCATATGGGTTGGAATCAGTTAGCCCTTACTCAAGCTGATTGTCCACTTTGGCAAGATTTAGGCAATAGTCCTTGGATGTATTTTGTGCATTCCTATTACACTGCACCTGTTGATACTAGGGTGACTGCGGCAACAACAACCCACGGCAGCCAGACTGTGACTGTAGCGATCTCCCAAGATAATGTAATGGCAGTGCAATTTCATCCTGAAAAATCATCCACTGACGGGATACATTTACTAGCAAACTTCGTCAGAATGCTTAGTGCGTAG
- the psbA gene encoding photosystem II q(b) protein: protein MTTAVQRRESASVWDQFCNWITSTNNRLYIGWFGVIMIPCLLAATICFVIAFIAAPPVDIDGIREPVAGSLLFGNNMISGAVVPSSNAIGLHFYPIWEADSLDEWLYNGGPYQLVIFHFLLGVFCYMGREWELSYRLGMRPWIAVAYSAPVAAATAVFLIYPIGQGSFSDGMPLGISGTFNFMIVFQAEHNILMHPFHMLGVAGVFGGSLFSAMHGSLVTSSLIRETTENESQNSGYKFGQEEETYNIVAAHGYFGRLIFQYASFSNSRQLHFFLALWPVVGIWFTALGVSTMAFNLNGFNFNQSISDSQGRVVPSWADVINRANLGMEVMHERNAHNFPLDLAAVDVAPIAMSAPAING from the coding sequence ATGACCACAGCAGTACAAAGACGCGAGAGCGCATCGGTCTGGGATCAATTTTGCAATTGGATCACCAGCACAAACAACAGACTATACATCGGATGGTTCGGAGTAATCATGATTCCATGCTTACTCGCAGCAACCATCTGCTTCGTAATCGCCTTCATCGCAGCACCACCCGTAGACATCGACGGCATCCGTGAACCAGTAGCAGGGAGCCTGCTATTCGGCAACAACATGATATCTGGCGCAGTTGTACCCTCCTCCAACGCAATTGGCCTGCACTTTTACCCCATTTGGGAAGCAGATAGCCTCGACGAATGGCTATACAACGGTGGACCATACCAACTGGTAATTTTCCACTTTTTGCTCGGAGTATTCTGCTACATGGGACGTGAATGGGAATTGTCATACAGACTCGGCATGCGTCCATGGATCGCAGTAGCATACTCAGCCCCCGTAGCCGCAGCAACCGCAGTATTCTTGATCTACCCAATCGGACAAGGATCATTTTCTGACGGCATGCCTTTAGGAATCTCTGGAACATTCAACTTCATGATCGTATTCCAAGCAGAGCACAACATCCTGATGCATCCTTTCCACATGTTAGGAGTAGCAGGTGTGTTCGGCGGTTCATTGTTCAGTGCAATGCACGGTTCTTTGGTAACCAGCAGCTTGATTCGTGAAACCACCGAAAACGAAAGCCAAAACTCAGGCTACAAGTTTGGACAAGAAGAAGAAACCTACAACATCGTTGCAGCACACGGCTACTTCGGTCGTTTGATTTTCCAATACGCATCCTTCAGCAACAGCCGTCAATTGCACTTCTTCCTTGCCCTATGGCCAGTAGTTGGCATTTGGTTCACCGCATTGGGCGTAAGCACCATGGCATTCAACTTGAATGGATTCAACTTCAACCAATCAATCTCTGATAGCCAAGGTCGTGTAGTACCTTCTTGGGCAGACGTAATCAACCGCGCTAACTTGGGTATGGAAGTAATGCACGAGCGCAATGCTCACAACTTCCCTCTCGATTTGGCTGCTGTTGATGTTGCTCCTATCGCTATGAGCGCTCCTGCTATCAACGGTTAA
- a CDS encoding restriction endonuclease gives MTVTIHHILEQFRQEATSTRDLGDKFENLILAYLRTDPQYAELFKRVWLWLDFPLRGKKGDLGIDLVAQERATGEYWAIQCKCYQPDHVLDKGDIDSFFTASGKAPFTHRLIVTTCGWGKNAEDALKNQQIPVDRLTLYDLDQSPVDWSQVSSQNLHYAVQSVSTSIDNDDLETYTAPVLPLKPKKSIRPHQSTALEKVMVGFESCQKIHGNQANSTKIRPVGKQK, from the coding sequence ATGACTGTCACCATTCACCATATTCTTGAGCAGTTTCGTCAAGAGGCAACCTCAACTCGTGATCTAGGTGATAAGTTTGAAAATCTGATATTGGCGTATTTGCGAACCGATCCGCAATATGCTGAACTGTTTAAGCGGGTGTGGTTATGGTTGGATTTCCCGTTGCGTGGCAAGAAGGGGGATTTGGGGATTGATTTAGTTGCTCAGGAACGTGCTACAGGTGAATATTGGGCGATTCAGTGTAAGTGCTATCAACCTGATCATGTGTTGGATAAGGGTGATATTGATTCGTTTTTTACGGCTTCGGGTAAAGCGCCGTTTACGCATCGGTTGATTGTGACCACTTGCGGTTGGGGCAAGAATGCCGAAGATGCTCTGAAAAATCAGCAAATTCCTGTCGATCGCCTAACCCTATACGATCTCGATCAAAGCCCTGTGGATTGGAGTCAGGTGAGTTCGCAAAATTTGCACTATGCGGTGCAGAGTGTTTCTACAAGTATTGATAATGATGATTTAGAGACATACACCGCCCCAGTTTTGCCGTTAAAGCCGAAGAAGTCGATTAGACCGCATCAGAGTACGGCTTTGGAAAAGGTGATGGTGGGGTTTGAGAGTTGCCAAAAGATTCATGGTAACCAAGCGAACAGTACAAAGATTAGACCTGTTGGGAAACAAAAGTAA
- the ppk2 gene encoding polyphosphate kinase 2, protein MSKKDKNGKRKHSQERKLKDESTSLINHSSELNIHDIEQESNLPQLSKLSKKTYEKELKHLQIELVRLQEWIKLEGLKVVILFEGRDAAGKGGAIKSITQSLNPRICRVVALGKPSDQERTQWYFQRYTAELPAAGEIVLFDRSWYNRAGVEHVMGYCTHEEYVEFLRSCPEFENMLQRSGIILIKYWFSVSDNEQEKRFNDRINDPRKRWKFSPMDLEARSRWVEYSKAKDDMFNATDTKLSPWYVIDGDDKRRARLNCINHLLAKIPYKDVLPKPFDLPPLQNKMVYVRPPMYLQNFIPDVTAHLE, encoded by the coding sequence ATGTCTAAAAAAGATAAAAATGGTAAGCGCAAGCATTCTCAGGAAAGGAAGCTAAAAGATGAATCAACCTCTTTAATTAACCATTCTAGTGAACTCAATATTCATGATATTGAGCAAGAAAGTAATCTACCACAACTCTCAAAGTTATCGAAGAAAACCTATGAGAAAGAGCTTAAACACTTACAAATAGAACTTGTCAGATTACAAGAATGGATCAAGCTGGAAGGCTTAAAGGTTGTGATTCTATTTGAAGGTAGGGATGCTGCTGGTAAGGGGGGCGCAATTAAAAGTATTACCCAATCTCTCAATCCACGTATTTGTCGCGTCGTCGCATTAGGTAAGCCATCCGATCAAGAGCGTACTCAATGGTATTTCCAGCGCTATACTGCGGAGTTGCCTGCAGCAGGAGAAATTGTGCTATTTGATCGTAGTTGGTATAACCGTGCTGGTGTCGAACATGTCATGGGCTATTGCACCCATGAGGAATATGTCGAATTTTTGCGCTCCTGTCCCGAATTTGAGAATATGCTTCAGCGATCAGGAATTATTTTAATTAAGTATTGGTTTTCTGTGAGTGATAATGAGCAGGAAAAGCGATTTAATGATCGCATTAATGATCCTCGCAAACGTTGGAAGTTTAGCCCAATGGATTTAGAGGCGAGGTCAAGATGGGTAGAGTACTCTAAAGCAAAAGACGATATGTTTAATGCAACTGATACTAAACTCTCACCTTGGTATGTGATTGATGGCGACGATAAGCGTCGAGCAAGACTCAATTGCATCAATCATCTCTTAGCGAAGATTCCCTATAAAGATGTACTACCAAAGCCTTTTGATTTGCCACCATTACAGAACAAAATGGTTTATGTACGTCCGCCAATGTATTTACAGAACTTCATTCCTGATGTGACCGCTCATTTGGAGTGA